Genomic window (Streptomyces sp. SLBN-31):
CGTCGCGCGCTCCGCGCGCACGACGGAGCGCGGGCCGGCGCACCCGCTCACCGAGCTGCCCGCCCTGCTCCCCGAGGCAGACGTCGTCGTCCTCATCACGCCCCTCACCGACTCCACCCGCGGTCTGGCCGGCGCCGACTTCCTCGCCCGCATGAAGGACGGCGCGCTCCTCGTCAACGTCGCGCGCGGGCCCGTCGTCGACACCAAGGCGCTGCTCGCCGAACTCGAGACCGGCCGGATCACCGCCGCCCTGGACGTCACCGACCCCGAGCCGCTGCCCGCCGAACACCCCCTGTGGCGTGCCCCCGGTGTGCTCATCAGCCCCCACGTCGGCGGCCCCACCTCCGCTTTCCGGCCCCGCGCCGAGCGGCTTCTCGTGGACCAGTTGACCCGGTTCTTGAACCGGAAGCCGCTGCGCAACGTGATCCTTAGGACAGGTACAACCGGCGCGTGACCCCGACGACTTGAACGTCCCGCGCGCGACCCACGCGACGGGCGCAACAGGCGTGTAATCCATTTCCGGTACCCTCCGCAACCTCACGGACGCGGTCCGTACTCACAACGCCGCTGGTCGTCACGGAGCGTAGAGGAACTATGTCCCTGAGTGACGAGACTGGTGTATCGTCCCGACAGGGGCTGCGCCGCGCACCGTTCGGCGCCGGGGATGGACATTGCAGACTGTGATGGGGGGCGACGGGCGATGCACGGCCTATGGGCGAGCGATCCGACGCGGCGGGGCCGCCGGCGGCGACCCTGGCGCACGGCCGCGCGCAGACGCGGTCACCACGGCAGTCATGGCTGTCGTCACAGCCACCACCGCAGGCACAGCAGCCGCAGGAGGCATGCGCACCGGGACCCGAGGGACCCCGGAGCCGCGCGGACCGGGAGGGCCCGGTGAACTCGCCGTCTGTCACCACCACCCTCGACGGAGTGCTGCGGGCACAGCCCGCACCGGGGGCACGGCCGACCCGTCCGCCGTCCGACGGTGGCCGGACCGGCCTCGTTCCCCAGCTCGTCCTGGCCACGGTCTGCGCGGGATACGCCGTCGGGTCCGCGCTCGGCTGGGGTTCGCAGGAACTCGCCGACATCATGGGTGACTTCGGGCTCAGCGCGGCCGCGGCCACCGCCGCCGTGTCCTGCTTCCTCTACGCCTACAGGCACTGCGCGCGCTTCCGTTCCGCCTGGCTGCTGTTCGCCCTCTCCTCGGCGATGGCGGCCCTGGGCAACGGAGTCTGGGGGTGGTACGAGGTCGTCCTGGGCGAGAAGGTGCCCACCGTCGGCTACGCCAACGTCTTCTTCGTCGGCTTCGCGCCGCCCGCCATCGTGGGCCTGCTCGTGCTCGCCAAGCGGCCGGTGACGAAGGCCGGCTGGATGTGCCTCGGGCTGGACGCCTGGCTGATCGGCGGCTCGCTGCTCACCCTGTCCTGGAGCCTCGCGCTCGCCAAGACCGCCGAGGCCGACGGGCCGCACCTCGCGCGCAGCGCGCTGCTGCTGGCCTACCCCCTGCTGGACATCGCCCTGGTCAGCGTGGTCCTCGCGCTGCACTTCAGGCGCACGGCCGCGAACCGGGCGGCGATCAACACCGCCATCGGCGCGCTCGCGCTGACGGTCATGTGCGACGCCCTGTTCAGCTCCCCGCTGCTGCAGAACAGCTACCGGTCGGGCCAGTTGCTCGACGCGGGCTGGTTCGCCGGCTCGCTGCTCCTCGCGTACGCCCCCTGGACCGCGCCCCGGCAGGGGCAGGAGTCCGCGGAGGGCGACGGCCACACGCGCGTGGTCCACGAGCACCTGCCCGGCCCGCACGGCGGCACCCACCAGCACCACGCGCCCCCGCAGGGAGGTGATCGCCCCCGGTACCCGGTCGCCCGGCCCATCGCCGGCTCCCTGGCCGCGCTGACGCCCTACATGGCCGCGGCCGTCTGCACCTTGGGGATCCTCTACAACGTCCTCAACGGCAGGAAGCCCGACCCGACCGTGCTCGTCACCGGCGGCACCGTGGTGCTCGCCCTCGTGGTGCGCCAGGGCATCATGCTGCTCGACAACATCACCCTCACCCAGGAACTCGCGCAGAAGGAGAACCACTTCCGCTCCCTGGTGCAGGGCTCCAGCGACGTCATCATGATCGCCGCGCCCAGCGGTGTCCTCAGGTACGTCTCCCCGGCCGCCGCCGGGGTCTACGGACGGCCCGCCGAGGAACTGGTGGGCACCGAGCTGGCCGGCCTCATCCACCCGGAGGACCTGGGCTGCGTGGTGCACGAGGTGCGCCGCTTCCTCGCCGCCAGTCCCCAGGACGAACCCACCACCCGCATCGAGTGCCGCTTCCGGGCCGGCGGTGGGGGCTGGCTCAACGTCGAGTCCACGGTCAACCGCCACCACGGCGGCCTGATCTTCAACAGCCGGGACGTGACCGAAAGAGTGCGCCTGCAGGCGCAGTTGCAGCACAACGCCGAGCACGACCCGCTCACCGACCTGCCCAATCGCGCCCTGTTCACCCAGCGGGTCCAGCAGGCGCTGTCCGGCCGGCGGGCCGCCGACCGGGCGTCCCTGCGCGGCACGGCCGTCCTCTTCATCGACCTCGACGGCTTCAAGGCCGTCAACGACACGATCGGGCACCAGGCCGGGGACGAACTCCTCGTCCAGGCCGCCCGCAGGCTCCAGGACGCGGTCCGGCAGGGGGACACCGCCTCCCGGCTCGGCGGCGACGAGTTCGCGGCCCTGATCGTCGGGGACGGCACCCGTGACCGCGCCGCACGCGAACGGCACATCCTGGAACTCGCCGACCGGCTCAGAATCACCCTCTCCCAGCCCTACCTCATCGACGGCAACGATGTCCGGGTGGCCGCGTCCATCGGCGTCGCGTTCGCCGAACAAGGCCTCGGAGCGGGCGAGTTGCTGCGCAACGCCGACCTCGCCATGTACCGTGCCAAGGCCGGCGGCAAGGGCCGCGTCGAGCTGTACGCACCCCAGATGCAACAGGACGTCGTCCGCAAGGCGGAACTGGCCACGCGCCTGCGGGCCGCGCTGCACGACGGCGAGTTCGCCCTGCTGCACCAGCCCGTGGTCTGCCTGGAGAACGGCCGGATCGCATCGGTCGAGGCACTGGCGCGCTGGCGGTCCTCGCAGGGAGTGCTGTTCACACCCGCGGAGTTCCTGCGGGTCGCCGACGAGGGCGACCGGACGCAGGAGCTCGGCCGCTGGATCCTGGAAGAGGCGGTCGAGCAGGCCGTCGAGCGCACCGCCACGGGCCTGGCCGTGCCGGTCGCGGTGCGGGTGAGCGCGCGGCGCCTGCTGGACCGCTCGATGCCGCTCGGCTCCGTCGAGGCCCTGCTCACCCGGCACGGCCTGCCGTCCGGCGCCCTGGTGATCGAGCTGTCCGACACCGACGCCAAGGTGTCCATGGACGAGCTGGAGCGCCGGCTGTCCGCCCTGCGCAGACTCGGCGTCCGGATCGCCCTGGACGGCTTCGGCAGCGGCCACGCGGCGATCACGGCGCTGCGCAGACTCCCCGTCGACGTGCTGAAGCTCGACCGCAGCCTGGTCGAAGGCGTCGTCGAGTCCGCGCGACTGCACAAGATCACCAGTGGGCTGCTGCGGATCGCGACCGACCTCGGGCTGCAGTCCGTGGCCGACGGCGTGGACCTGCCCGAGCAGGTCGTCGCCCTGCGCGCGATGGGCTGCACGCACGGCCAGGGCATGGCCTTCTCCGGGCCGCTGGACGAGTACCGGCTGCGGCGGGCGCTGGGAACCGGCCATTATCCGGTGCCCCACGGGCCGATCGAGCCGGCGTTCGCGGGCGGCGGTGGAGGCGAACGGACCATGGAAAGGGGCCCGGGGGCGTACACCGGTGGAGTGCCGGTCGTGCTCGGCCGCGGAACCGCCCTGCGCTCACATGATGAGACTCCCGTCCCACCCACTTGACACGTGGTGCGCGTCGGGGGGAGGGTCAGTGCCATGCGCACCCGAATTCTCGTACTTGGAAAGCGCGTCGGCTGACGCTGAGCCCACCATCGCTCAGCGACCTCCACCCGGCGCGCTCCCCTCGCTTGCCTTACGGCACGAGGGGTTTTTTGTTGCACAGGCGCTGTCCGTGCAACAGCCGAACACCGTACAAACCTCGCAAAAACCCTCAGCATCGAGAAGAGACTGACGATGACCGAGCAGGCCACCGGGGCCAATCCGCAGCCGCGGCCCCGATCCGGAGGACACCAGTCCGCCCCCGAGCACGTCACGGGTGCGCAGTCCCTCATCCGCTCTCTCGAGGAGGTCGGGGCCGACACGGTATTCGGCATTCCCGGCGGCGCGATCCTGCCCGCGTACGACCCCCTGATGGACTCGACCCGGGTGCGCCACGTCCTGGTCCGGCACGAGCAGGGCGCCGGCCACGCGGCCACCGGCTACGCGCAGGCCACCGGCAAGGTCGGTGTCTGCATGGCCACTTCGGGCCCCGGCGCCACCAACCTGGTCACCCCCATCGCGGACGCCCACATGGACTCGGTGCCGCTCGTGGCGATCACCGGGCAGGTGGCCTCCAAGGCGATCGGCACGGACGCCTTCCAGGAGGCGGACATCGTCGGCATCACGATGCCGATCACCAAGCACAACTTCCTCGTCACCAAGGCCGAGGACATCCCGCGGGTCATCGCGCAGGCCTTCCACATCGCCTCCACCGGCCGCCCCGGCCCGGTGCTGGTCGACATCGCCAAGGACGCCCTGCAGGCGCGCACCACGTTCTCCTGGCCGCCGGTGATGGACCTGCCCGGCTACCGCCCGGTGACCAAGCCGCACGCCAAGCAGATCCGTGAGGCCGCGAAGCTCATCACCTCCGCCAAGCGGCCCGTCCTCTACGTCGGCGGCGGTGTCATCAAGGCACAGGCCACCGCCGAGCTCAAGGTCCTCGCCGAACTCACCGGAGCGCCCGTCACCACCACCCTGATGGCGCTCGGCGCGTTCCCCGACAGCCACCCGCTGCACGTGGGAATGCCGGGCATGCACGGTGCGGTCACCGCCGTCACCGCGCTGCAGAAGGCCGACCTGATCGTCGCCCTCGGAGCCCGCTTCGACGACCGCGTCACCGGCAAGCTGGACAGCTTCGCCCCGTACGCCAAGATCGTCCACGCCGACATCGACCCCGCGGAGATCGGCAAGAACCGCGCCGCCGACGTGCCGATCGTCGGTGACGCGCGCGAGGTCATCGCCGACCTCATCCAGGCCGTGCAGAAGGAGCACAGCGAGGGCCACCAGGGCGACTACAGCGCCTGGTGGAAGGACCTGTCCCGGTGGCGGGACACCTACCCGCTCGGCTACGACCTCCCCGAGGACGGCTCGCTCTCCCCGCAGCAGGTCATCGAGCGCATCGGACAGCTCGCGCCGGAGGGCACGATCTTCGCGGCGGGCGTCGGCCAGCACCAGATGTGGTCCGCGCACTTCATCCAGTACGAGAAGCCCGCGACCTGGCTGAACTCCGGCGGCGCCGGCACGATGGGCTACGCGGTCCCGGCCGCGATGGGCGCCAAGGCCGGCGCACCCGGCCAGACGGTCTGGGCGATCGACGGCGACGGCTGCTTCCAGATGACCAACCAGGAGCTCACCACCTGCGCCCTGAACAACATCCCGATCAAGGTCGCCGTCATCAACAACGGCGCCCTCGGGATGGTCCGCCAGTGGCAGACCCTCTTCTACAACCAGCGGTACTCCAACACCGTGCTGCACTCCGGCCCCGACGACGTCAACCCGGAGGCCAGGGGCACCCGCGTCCCCGACTTCGTGAAGCTGTCGGAGGCCATGGGCTGCTACGCGATCCGCTGCGAGTCCCCGGACGACCTCGACAAGGTCATCGAAGAGGCGAACTCCATCAACGACCGGCCCGTCGTCGTCGACTTCATCGTCCACGAGGACGCGATGGTGTGGCCGATGGTCGCCGCCGGCACATCCAACGACGAGATCATGGCCGCCCGGGACGTTCGCCCCGACTTCGGCGACAACGAAGACGACTGAGCGAGAGAGACGTAAAAGACCATGTCCAAGCACACGCTCTCCGTCCTGGTGGAGAACACCCCGGGCATCCTGGCCCGGATCGCCGCCCTCTTCTCCCGCCGCGGCTTCAACATCGACTCGCTCGCCGTCGGTGTCACCGAGCACCCCGACATCTCCCGCATCACCATCGTCGTCAGCGTGGACGACCTCCCGCTGGAGCAGGTGACGAAGCAGCTCAACAAGCTCGTCAACGTGCTGAAGATCGTCGAGCTGGAGCCCGCTCAGGCGGTTCAGCGCGAACTCGTTCTGGTGAAGGTGAAGGCCGACAACGAGACGCGCTCCCAGATCGTGGAGATCGTCCAGCTCTTCCGCGCCAAGACCGTCGACGTCTCCCCGGAGGCCGTGACCATCGAGGCCACCGGCAGCAGCGACAAGCTGTCCGCCATGCTCAAGATGCTGGAGCCGTTCGGCATCAAGGAGCTCGTGCAGTCCGGCACGATCGCGATCGGCCGCGGAGCCCGCTCCATCACGGACCGCTCGCTGCGCGCCCTCGACCGCAGCGCATGAGGCGTACGGGCGGTTTCGGCCGCCCGTATACCGAGACCCCGAGACTTCCCTTCCGCCCGCCGTCATACGGTGGGACGCAACACCTGCACACAAGGAGAGAACCCAAAGTGGCCGAGCTGTTCTACGACGCCGACGCCGACCTGTCCATCATCCAGGGCCGCAAGGTCGCGGTCATCGGTTACGGCAGCCAGGGCCACGCCCACGCGCTGTCGCTCCGTGACTCGGGTGTCGACGTCCGTGTCGGTCTGCACGAGGGCTCCAAGTCCAAGGCGAAGGCCGAGGAGCAGGGCCTGCGCGTGGTGACGCCGGCGGAGGCCGCCGCCGAGGCCGACGTCATCATGATCCTGGTCCCGGACCCGATCCAGGCCCAGGTCTACGAGGAGTCCATCGCCCCGAACCTGAAGGACGGCGACGCGCTGTTCTTCGGCCACGGCCTGAACATCCGCTTCGACTTCATCAAGCCCCCGGCGAACGTCGACGTGTGCATGGTCGCCCCCAAGGGCCCGGGTCACCTGGTGCGCCGCCAGTACGAGGAGGGCCGCGGCGTTCCGTGCATCGTGGCCGTCGAGCAGGACGCCACCGGCAACGGCTTCGCGCTGGCGCTGTCGTACGCCAAGGGCATCGGCGGCACCCGCGCCGGTGTCATCAAGACGACCTTCACCGAGGAGACCGAGACCGACCTGTTCGGTGAGCAGGCCGTCCTGTGCGGTGGCACCTCCGCCCTGGTCAAGGCCGGTTTCGAGACCCTGGTCGAGGCCGGCTACCAGCCGGAGATCGCCTACTTCGAGTGCCTGCACGAGCTGAAGCTGATCGTCGACCTCATGTACGAGGGCGGCCTGGAGAAGATGCGCTGGTCCGTCTCCGAGACCGCCGAGTGGGGCGACTACGTCACCGGCCCGCGGATCATCACCGACGCCACCAAGGCCGAGATGAAGAAGGTCCTCGCCGAGATCCAGGACGGCACCTTCGCCCGTGAGTGGATGGCCGAGTACCACGGCGGTCTGAAGAAGTACAACGAGTACAAGCAGCAGGACGCCGACCACCTGCTGGAGACCACCGGCAAGCAGCTGCGCAAGCTGATGTCGTGGGTCGACGAAGAGGCGTGACCTCTCTTCCCGTGGCGGCGCCCTCGGCTGAGGGTGCCGCCACGGGGCTCCGCCCCGGATCCCGCTCCTCGATCTCCCCCACTGCCTCAAGGGCGTGGGGGGACCCCCAAGGGGCTACAAAATGGCGCGTCTCGTCCGGGTGATCCTTCCGAAGAGGCGCAGGACGACCGCCGTCGCGCCACTACACTGCCGTACTACATACGCGTCAGGCCCACAGCGTCGTGCGTCTTCCACGCGGCTAGCCAACCTCCACCGCCTGCGGCCGTCGGGACGGCCGTCCGCATTGGACTTGTGAGGACTCACGTGAGCTCGAAACCCGTCGTACTCATCGCTGAAGAGCTGTCGCCCGCGACCGTGGACGCGCTTGGCCCCGACTTCGAGATCCGGCACTGCAACGGAGCGGACCGAGCCGAACTGCTCCCGGCCATCGCCGACGTCGACGCGATCCTGATCCGCTCGGCCACCAAGGTGGACGCCGAGGCCATCGCCGCCGCGAACAAGCTGAAGGTCGTCGCACGAGCCGGCGTCGGCCTGGACAACGTCGACGTCTCCGCCGCCACCAAGGCCGGCGTGATGGTCGTCAACGCCCCCACCTCGAACATCGTGACCGCCGCCGAGCTGGCCTGCGGTCTGCTCGTCGCCACCGCCCGCCACATCCCGCAGGCCAACGCCGCGCTGAAGAACGGCGAGTGGAAGCGCAGCAAGTACACCGGCGTGGAGCTGGCGGAGAAGACGCTGGGTGTCGTGGGCCTGGGCCGCATCGGTGCCCTCGTCGCGCAGCGCATGTCCGCCTTCGGCATGAAGGTCGTCGCCTACGACCCCTACATCCAGCCCGCCCGCGCCGCGCAGATGGGCGTCAAGGTGCTGTCGCTGGACGAGCTGCTCGAGGTCTCCGACTTCATCACCGTCCACCTCCCCAAGACCCCCGAGACCCTCGGCCTCATCGGCGACGAGGCGCTGCGCAAGGTCAAGCCGAGCGTGCGCATCGTCAACGCCGCGCGCGGCGGGATCGTCGACGAGGAGGCGCTGTACTCGGCGCTGAAGGAGGGCCGGGTCGCCGGCGCCGGCCTCGACGTGTACGCCAAGGAGCCCTGCACCGACTCCCCGCTCTTCGAGTTCGACCAGGTCGTGTGCACCCCGCACCTCGGCGCGTCGACGGACGAGGCCCAGGAGAAGGCCGGTATCGCCGTCGCCCGCTCGGTGCGCCTCGCCCTCGCCGGTGAGCTCGTGCCCGACGCGGTGAACGTCCAGGGCGGTGTCATCGCCGAGGACGTCAAGCCGGGTCTGCCGCTCGCGGAGCGCCTCGGCCGCATCTTCACCGCGCTCGCCGGCGAGGTCGCCGTCCGCCTGGACGTCGAGGTCTACGGCGAGATCACCCAGCACGACGTGAAGGTGCTGGAGCTGTCCGCCCTCAAGGGTGTCTTCGAGGACGTCGTCGACGAGACCGTCTCCTACGTCAACGCCCCGCTGTTCGCCCAGGAGCGCGGCGTCGAGGTGCGGCTGACGACCAGCTCGGAGTCGGCCGACCACCGCAACGTCGTCACCGTCCGCGGCACCCTCGGCAACGGCGAGGAGGTGTCGGTCTCCGGCACCCTGGCCGGCCCCAAGCACCTGCAGAAGATCGTCGCCGTCGGTGAGTACGACGTCGACCTCGCGCTCGCCGACCACATGGTGGTGCTGCGATACGAGGACCGTCCCGGTGTCGTCGGCACGGTGGGCCGCATCTTCGGCGAGGCGGGCATCAACATCGCGGGCATGCAGGTCTCCCGCTCGGTCGCCGGCGGCGAGGCGCTGGCCGTGCTGACCGTCGACGACACGGTGCCCTCCGGGGTGCTGGGTGAGGTGGAGACGGAGATCGGAGCGACGTTCGCTCGATCCGTGAACCTCGTCTGAGGTTGCGGTAGTTCTGGGGGCTGCCGCCCCCAGGCCCCCGCTTTCGGCCCTGAAGGGGCCTCGTCCTCAAACGCCGGACGGGCTGAGAGTGCCCGTCCGGCGTTCGTGCGTTCCGTCATTCGTCGTCGACGCGGATTCCGCGCAGCGCCCGCGCCGCCAGCACCGCCGCGCCCGCCAGCAGCAGCGCCCCCGCGATCGCCGCGCCCTGCATTCCGCTGGTGAAGGCCTCCCGTGCCGTGGTCGCCAGTCCCGGGATCCGGTCGGCGACCGCGAGCGCGCCGCCCAGGGTCTCGCGGGCCGCGTCCGGTGCCGAGGCCGGCATGTCGTGGCGGTAGATCGCCGTGCCGATCGAGCCGAGGATCGCCATGCCCAGCGCCCCGCCGAACTCGCCGCCGGTCTCCATCAGGGAGGACGCCGAGCCCGCGCGTTCCACCGGGGCGCTGCTCAGCGCCAGGTCCGTGATCTGGGAGATGACCATGACGATGCCGGAGGCGAGGACGCCGCAGGCGACCAGGACCAGCCAGAGGGAGTCCGTGTCCGCGAGGGAGAGCAGGGCGTAGCCGCAGGCCCCGATGGCGAAGCCGGCGGTGACGACATGGGCGCGGTCGACTCCCTTGTGGACCAGGGAGGTCGCCATCGGGGCCGCCATGCCGATCGGCACCGAGGGAAGCAGTGCCCACAGGGCCGCCTCCATCGCGCTCTTGCCGAGCACCGACTGCAGGTACTGCGTGGTGAAGTACGCCGAGCCCATCATGGCGAACGAGCCGATGAGGTTGAGGACCACGGAGGGGGCGAAGCCGCGGCCGCGGAAGAGGGCCGGGTCGATCATCGGTGAGGCCGTGGTGCGCTGGCGGTGGACGAACGCGGCCGCGAAGAGCAGGCCGACGGCGACCGAGACGACGTACTGCGCGTGCCAGCCCTCGGACGGGATCTCCTTCAGGCCGTAGATCACCGGGAGCACGCCCGCCATCGACAGCGGGACGCTCGGCCAGTCGAAGCGGCCGGGGTTCGGGTCCTTCGACTCCGGCAGCAGGAACGGGCCCAGGATCAGCAGCAGGGCCATCGCCGGCAGGTTGACCAGGAAGACCGAGCCCCACCAGAAGTACTGGACGAGGACCCCGCTCATCACCGAGCCGAGCGCGATGCCCGCGGTCATCACGCCGGACCACAGGCCGATCGCCTTCGCACGCTGGGCGGGGTCGGTGAACATGGTGCGGATCAGCGCCATCGTTGAGGGCATCAGGGTGGCGCCGCCGATGCCGAGGACCGCGCGGGCCGCGATCAGGGTCTCGGCGCTGTCGGCGTAGGCGGCGATCACGGAGGCCGTGCCGAAGGCGGCGGCGCCCAGTAGCAGGAGCCGGCGGCGGCCCATGCGGTCGCCCAGCGAGCCCATCGTCATCAGCAGGCCCGCCAGGACGAAGGCGTAGATGTCGAAGATCCACAGCTGCTGCGTGCCGCTCGGCTCCAGGTGCGCGCCGATCGCCGGGATCGCGAAGTAGAGGACCGACACGTCCATCGAGACCAGCAGCAGCGGGAGCATCAGCACGCCCAGGGCGGTCCATTCGCGGCGGCCGGCGCGGGCGGTGCCGGTCGCGGTCGCGGTGGTGCTCGTCGTGTTCGTCATGCCGAGGAATGTACGCACGTATTAAACGTCTGTCTAGAACGTTTGTATAGATCAATCGTCTAGGACGGTTGTATGGATCGGGCGGTAGGGTGGTCGGCATGGGACACCGTGAGGATCTGCTCGAGGGCGCCAAGCGCTGCCTGCTTCAGAAGGGGTTCCTGCGTACGACCGCGCGGGACATCGTCAAGGAGTCGGGGACCAACCTCGCCTCCATCGGCTACCACTACGGCTCGAAGGACGCGCTGCTGGCCCAGGCGTACATCGCGCTGGTGGAGGACATGTCCTTCGAGGGGGACGCCGGCATCGAGGGTGCGCCCGGGTCGCTGGAGCGCTTCCGGGAGGTCTGGTCCAACATCGTCGACTCCATGCGGGAACCCGGGTCGATGTGGCGGCTCAGCATGGAGATCATGGGCATGGGCGACCGGCTCCCCGAGGTGCGCGAGCAGCTGTCCCGCGCGCAGCGCGAGGGCGGCCGGGGGCTGGTCTCGCTGCTGCAGGGCGTGCCGGAGGAGGAGGTGTCGGACGAGACCGCCGACAGCCTCGGCCGGTTCTACATGACCCTGATGTCGGGGCTCATCTCGCAGTGGACGTTCGACCCGAAGACCGCGCCCGACGCCGACTCGCTCACCGACGGACTGCGCCAGGTGATCGAGGGAGTCAGGAACGGCTGAGCCGCGCCGGGCGAAGGTCCCGCAGGGCCGGGGCCAGCGCGACCGACATCAGGAACGCCGTCATCGTGAACGCCCACGGGTAGCCGGTCGCCCCGGCGAGTACGCCGAAGCCCGCGGCGCCGACGCCCATCCCGCCGTCGTACGCCAGGTTCCACAGCGCGCTGACCGTGCCGTACGAGGACGGCGAGACCCGGGCGTACATGAGCGCGAGGGTGGAGTTCTGGGCAATGCCGAACCCGGCGCCGAACAGGGCGGTTCCGGCGACCACGGCGGCCGGGGTGCCGGTCGTCGCGGTCACGGCG
Coding sequences:
- a CDS encoding DUF2486 family protein, with amino-acid sequence MVVTDGEFTGPSRSARLRGPSGPGAHASCGCCACGGGCDDSHDCRGDRVCARPCARVAAGGPAASDRSPIGRASPVAPHHSLQCPSPAPNGARRSPCRDDTPVSSLRDIVPLRSVTTSGVVSTDRVREVAEGTGNGLHACCARRVGRARDVQVVGVTRRLYLS
- a CDS encoding bifunctional diguanylate cyclase/phosphodiesterase; protein product: MNSPSVTTTLDGVLRAQPAPGARPTRPPSDGGRTGLVPQLVLATVCAGYAVGSALGWGSQELADIMGDFGLSAAAATAAVSCFLYAYRHCARFRSAWLLFALSSAMAALGNGVWGWYEVVLGEKVPTVGYANVFFVGFAPPAIVGLLVLAKRPVTKAGWMCLGLDAWLIGGSLLTLSWSLALAKTAEADGPHLARSALLLAYPLLDIALVSVVLALHFRRTAANRAAINTAIGALALTVMCDALFSSPLLQNSYRSGQLLDAGWFAGSLLLAYAPWTAPRQGQESAEGDGHTRVVHEHLPGPHGGTHQHHAPPQGGDRPRYPVARPIAGSLAALTPYMAAAVCTLGILYNVLNGRKPDPTVLVTGGTVVLALVVRQGIMLLDNITLTQELAQKENHFRSLVQGSSDVIMIAAPSGVLRYVSPAAAGVYGRPAEELVGTELAGLIHPEDLGCVVHEVRRFLAASPQDEPTTRIECRFRAGGGGWLNVESTVNRHHGGLIFNSRDVTERVRLQAQLQHNAEHDPLTDLPNRALFTQRVQQALSGRRAADRASLRGTAVLFIDLDGFKAVNDTIGHQAGDELLVQAARRLQDAVRQGDTASRLGGDEFAALIVGDGTRDRAARERHILELADRLRITLSQPYLIDGNDVRVAASIGVAFAEQGLGAGELLRNADLAMYRAKAGGKGRVELYAPQMQQDVVRKAELATRLRAALHDGEFALLHQPVVCLENGRIASVEALARWRSSQGVLFTPAEFLRVADEGDRTQELGRWILEEAVEQAVERTATGLAVPVAVRVSARRLLDRSMPLGSVEALLTRHGLPSGALVIELSDTDAKVSMDELERRLSALRRLGVRIALDGFGSGHAAITALRRLPVDVLKLDRSLVEGVVESARLHKITSGLLRIATDLGLQSVADGVDLPEQVVALRAMGCTHGQGMAFSGPLDEYRLRRALGTGHYPVPHGPIEPAFAGGGGGERTMERGPGAYTGGVPVVLGRGTALRSHDETPVPPT
- a CDS encoding acetolactate synthase large subunit, with protein sequence MTEQATGANPQPRPRSGGHQSAPEHVTGAQSLIRSLEEVGADTVFGIPGGAILPAYDPLMDSTRVRHVLVRHEQGAGHAATGYAQATGKVGVCMATSGPGATNLVTPIADAHMDSVPLVAITGQVASKAIGTDAFQEADIVGITMPITKHNFLVTKAEDIPRVIAQAFHIASTGRPGPVLVDIAKDALQARTTFSWPPVMDLPGYRPVTKPHAKQIREAAKLITSAKRPVLYVGGGVIKAQATAELKVLAELTGAPVTTTLMALGAFPDSHPLHVGMPGMHGAVTAVTALQKADLIVALGARFDDRVTGKLDSFAPYAKIVHADIDPAEIGKNRAADVPIVGDAREVIADLIQAVQKEHSEGHQGDYSAWWKDLSRWRDTYPLGYDLPEDGSLSPQQVIERIGQLAPEGTIFAAGVGQHQMWSAHFIQYEKPATWLNSGGAGTMGYAVPAAMGAKAGAPGQTVWAIDGDGCFQMTNQELTTCALNNIPIKVAVINNGALGMVRQWQTLFYNQRYSNTVLHSGPDDVNPEARGTRVPDFVKLSEAMGCYAIRCESPDDLDKVIEEANSINDRPVVVDFIVHEDAMVWPMVAAGTSNDEIMAARDVRPDFGDNEDD
- the ilvN gene encoding acetolactate synthase small subunit, encoding MSKHTLSVLVENTPGILARIAALFSRRGFNIDSLAVGVTEHPDISRITIVVSVDDLPLEQVTKQLNKLVNVLKIVELEPAQAVQRELVLVKVKADNETRSQIVEIVQLFRAKTVDVSPEAVTIEATGSSDKLSAMLKMLEPFGIKELVQSGTIAIGRGARSITDRSLRALDRSA
- the ilvC gene encoding ketol-acid reductoisomerase yields the protein MAELFYDADADLSIIQGRKVAVIGYGSQGHAHALSLRDSGVDVRVGLHEGSKSKAKAEEQGLRVVTPAEAAAEADVIMILVPDPIQAQVYEESIAPNLKDGDALFFGHGLNIRFDFIKPPANVDVCMVAPKGPGHLVRRQYEEGRGVPCIVAVEQDATGNGFALALSYAKGIGGTRAGVIKTTFTEETETDLFGEQAVLCGGTSALVKAGFETLVEAGYQPEIAYFECLHELKLIVDLMYEGGLEKMRWSVSETAEWGDYVTGPRIITDATKAEMKKVLAEIQDGTFAREWMAEYHGGLKKYNEYKQQDADHLLETTGKQLRKLMSWVDEEA
- the serA gene encoding phosphoglycerate dehydrogenase; the encoded protein is MSSKPVVLIAEELSPATVDALGPDFEIRHCNGADRAELLPAIADVDAILIRSATKVDAEAIAAANKLKVVARAGVGLDNVDVSAATKAGVMVVNAPTSNIVTAAELACGLLVATARHIPQANAALKNGEWKRSKYTGVELAEKTLGVVGLGRIGALVAQRMSAFGMKVVAYDPYIQPARAAQMGVKVLSLDELLEVSDFITVHLPKTPETLGLIGDEALRKVKPSVRIVNAARGGIVDEEALYSALKEGRVAGAGLDVYAKEPCTDSPLFEFDQVVCTPHLGASTDEAQEKAGIAVARSVRLALAGELVPDAVNVQGGVIAEDVKPGLPLAERLGRIFTALAGEVAVRLDVEVYGEITQHDVKVLELSALKGVFEDVVDETVSYVNAPLFAQERGVEVRLTTSSESADHRNVVTVRGTLGNGEEVSVSGTLAGPKHLQKIVAVGEYDVDLALADHMVVLRYEDRPGVVGTVGRIFGEAGINIAGMQVSRSVAGGEALAVLTVDDTVPSGVLGEVETEIGATFARSVNLV
- a CDS encoding MFS transporter, with protein sequence MTNTTSTTATATGTARAGRREWTALGVLMLPLLLVSMDVSVLYFAIPAIGAHLEPSGTQQLWIFDIYAFVLAGLLMTMGSLGDRMGRRRLLLLGAAAFGTASVIAAYADSAETLIAARAVLGIGGATLMPSTMALIRTMFTDPAQRAKAIGLWSGVMTAGIALGSVMSGVLVQYFWWGSVFLVNLPAMALLLILGPFLLPESKDPNPGRFDWPSVPLSMAGVLPVIYGLKEIPSEGWHAQYVVSVAVGLLFAAAFVHRQRTTASPMIDPALFRGRGFAPSVVLNLIGSFAMMGSAYFTTQYLQSVLGKSAMEAALWALLPSVPIGMAAPMATSLVHKGVDRAHVVTAGFAIGACGYALLSLADTDSLWLVLVACGVLASGIVMVISQITDLALSSAPVERAGSASSLMETGGEFGGALGMAILGSIGTAIYRHDMPASAPDAARETLGGALAVADRIPGLATTAREAFTSGMQGAAIAGALLLAGAAVLAARALRGIRVDDE